A region of the Streptomyces durocortorensis genome:
CAGCTGCTGCACCGTGCGCAGCAGCTCGATGTCACGGGCCGAGTATCGCCGACCGCGCCCGGCCGTACGGTCCGGGGAGACCAGGCCGAGGCGGTCGTACTGTCGCAGTGTCTGCGGGTGCAGGCCCGAGAGCTGGGCCGCCACCGAGATCACGTACACCGGCGATTCATCGGTCAGCTGGTACGGATTGCGTCGACGGCCGTCCATCTCAAGCTCCCTTCGCGGCCTGGAACAGTTCCGCCCGCGGGTCCTCGTCCGCGGTCGCCTTCCGGTAGGCCTCCAGCGCGTCCCTGGCCTCCTGGCCGAGGGAGGTGGGGACCGCGACCTCCACGGTGACCAGGAGGTCGCCGCGGGTGCCGTCCTTGCGCACCGCGCCCTTGCCCCGGGCGCGCATCGTACGCCCGTTGGGGGTGCCCGGGGGAAGCTTCAGGGTGACCGGGGGGCCGCCGAGGGTGGGGACCTTGACCTCGCCGCCGAGCGTCGCCTCCGGATACGTGACGGGCACGGTGACCGTGAGATTGTCGCCCTTGCGGCCGAAGACCGGGTGGGCGCCGACGTGCACGACGACGTACAGGTCGCCCGCCGGACCGCCGCGCTCGCCCGGGCCGCCCTTGCCGCGCAGCCTGATCCGCTGGCCGTCGGAGACGCCCGCCGGAATCCTGACCTGCATGGTCCGGGCCGACTTCGCCCGGCCGCTGCCCTTGCAGACCTCGCAGGGGTCCTGGGCGATGAGGCCCCGGCCCTTGCAGTCCACACAGGGGTCGGTGAGCGAGAAACCGCCGCCGCTGCCGCGCGAGACCTGGCCGGTGCCGACGCAGGTCGGGCAGACCCTGGGGGTGCCGTTCTTGTCACCGGTGCCGGAACACGCCTTGCAGGGCGCCTGGCTGGACATCCGCAGCGGGACTGTGGCCCCGTCGACCGCCTCGGTGAAGCTGAGCGTCACCTCGGACTCGACGTCCTGGCCGCGCCGCGGTTGGACACGGCTGCCCGTGCCGCCGCGGTTGAACAGCCCGCCGAAGACGTCTCCGAGACCGCCCCCGCCGCCGAAGCCGCCGCCCGCGCCGCCCTGTCCGCCGCCCGGTGCGCCCCCGCCGAAGAGGTCGCCCAGGTCGAAGTTGAAGTTGCCGCCGGCACCACCGGGACCGGCGCGGAAGCCACCGTTGCCGAAGAGGGCGCGCGCCTCGTCGTACTCCTTGCGCCGCTTGGCGTCGCCGAGGACGTCGTTCGCCTCGGAGATCTCCTTGAAGCGCTCCTCCGCCTTGGCGTCACCCTTGTTGGCGTC
Encoded here:
- the dnaJ gene encoding molecular chaperone DnaJ codes for the protein MSTKDFVEKDYYKVLGVPKDATDAEIKKAYRKLARENHPDANKGDAKAEERFKEISEANDVLGDAKRRKEYDEARALFGNGGFRAGPGGAGGNFNFDLGDLFGGGAPGGGQGGAGGGFGGGGGLGDVFGGLFNRGGTGSRVQPRRGQDVESEVTLSFTEAVDGATVPLRMSSQAPCKACSGTGDKNGTPRVCPTCVGTGQVSRGSGGGFSLTDPCVDCKGRGLIAQDPCEVCKGSGRAKSARTMQVRIPAGVSDGQRIRLRGKGGPGERGGPAGDLYVVVHVGAHPVFGRKGDNLTVTVPVTYPEATLGGEVKVPTLGGPPVTLKLPPGTPNGRTMRARGKGAVRKDGTRGDLLVTVEVAVPTSLGQEARDALEAYRKATADEDPRAELFQAAKGA